The Lepeophtheirus salmonis chromosome 13, UVic_Lsal_1.4, whole genome shotgun sequence genome segment GATCtgagatactttatcctcaacagaagatgcttgaatttcaatttctacAGGAACTGTGATTATGAGGGTGGCTGTTCTCGGGATCACCCATTTCGAAATTTGTAACCATCATCCCCTTGCACCATGATGTCGACGGAAAAATCGCCAGCTTATCTTGGATTTTGTACCTATTTGTTTTGCTCTCTCCAACGACTCGACCTTTGACTACCTCCCCTCATTCTCTAGTTGTAGATCTTGTGCATCTTATAGTCAGCTATGTATTgtgttttatatacttttagctcatgacgtagggatttgttttaaatagatagtaatgtaccttttgttttacgtgttgatatattataatagatatGTCTATGTACATTCTTTTAAGTATaatcccttatagaatatatatttagtgtatgattgtatcCCCAATACAAAGTTCAGTTCTTCATATtggctttactccggtccgttacttccgtctgttggtggtgttcgtagaacacTACATAGTCGGAGACGCTGGAAGGATACTTGGAACTCCAAATGCAGGTCGAAGTCTATCCATCGAGACATTGTCAGTTCTTGATCCAACGTCAAATTTATAGTAACGATCGTGTCTCTCAATCACCTTAAACGGGCCCAATAAAGTTGGAGAGAGACTCTTTTATGggctttatttttaacaaaaaccaattcggtttttaattgtttgtgaattacttatttattaaagtgtCTCGGAGGAACATGTGTTATTTTCTCCATTATTGTAAAGAAACTTTCGGCGTCGAGGTTACCAAAAGTAAAGGTGAAcgcattaaataatttaaagactATGGATCTCGAGCGACATGTGAGTAATTGAAAAGGTGAATATTTAGAAACCGTGTCTATTGGTACTGAGTTCCTCAATTCCCTTAAAACTACAGGTAGTGCATTAATCCAGTCTTCTTATTTTTCCTGCCTTCTTGCTACTAGCCCGGTCTTAAATGACTTGTGGAAACGTTTTATGAGTCTGTTGGACTCTGGATGATACGAGATTGTGTTCTTGCATGCAATACAAAGTGTTCTGCAAACACCCATCCATAATGACCATTTGAAAGTATTCCTCAATCAGACAAAATGGTTTCTGGAACTCCAAACTTCGAAATCTaaccactcaaaaaattattgactattgtcTTGGAGGTTATGTCTGGAATAGGTATCACTTCTGGACACCTAGTGAAACGATCCATAATAGTTAGGGCATCGAGCTGTCCCTAAATTAGTGGGAATGCACCGATTATGTAAGCGTGAATAAAGGAAAGTCTTTTAGATGGAGGATCGAAAGACGACGTTAGTTTTGATGTCCTGAAAGGTTTGGTTTTCTGACACACTAAACGCTCTATAGTGAAGTTTCTGACGTCTGCTCGCAAATTAAGGCAAGCATAAAAAAGTGAAACCCTCCTTAACTTTTCTTTGAATTCCAGATGATTGTCCTTGTGTTCAGAATGCACAATTCTTTGACGCAATTCTGGATATGACAGCCACACGGAATGCGTCAACATAGCCAAAACCAGAAAGTAGGGGTCCTGcaatgaatataaaagaagctttaattttaaacttaagtaaattaggatcctgtttcttttgatcctaaattatatcttcaatgaaGGTTGGGCCTTTTgtaatgttatttatacttctaGAAAGAATGTCtgcattatgatttaattttccagaaacgtgtttgatatcaaaattgaattctGCAATGAATGCAAAAGTACGGAACTGTGATGGTGTCCAAGAGGGATTGCGAATGTCAATCGCAGTGACTAAAGATTTGTGGTCcgtgaaaactttaaaaacttctCCCTCCAAAGCCCATCGAAAATGTTTGATGCTTTCCTTTCACTTAACAATTACCTATCAAACGTAGAATATTTCTGTTTTGTCGTTGAAAGAGCCCGAGACCAAAAAGCTAGAGGTTACCAGTTTCCAGTTACCTTTTGCTCGAGAACAGCTCCCATCCCTGTATCAGATGCATCAGTCGTCAGGGCTAAAGGCAATGAACTATCTCTGAATGCTAGTCGAGTACTTTttgacaaactatttttaataaattgaaagggGTGTTCATGTTCTGTATTccaatgaaaaaatgtaaaagtcttGTTCTAGAAAAACTCTCCCTATTATTGAATATGGAGGAGTCCTCATTGATGTTATTGGTACAACAACTTTAACTCTCAATCTAGAAAATCTAGGAGATTTccaatgaaaatttattgtggAACAAAGTGGTCGTCCAATTTTGGGTGctgattttgtatataatttcagatttagaatagatattttcaataaaaagttattccgaGATTAACCATGCTTCATTACAAAACTATTGAAGACTCAAGAAATCCAATCGAAATATAATgatgtttttgataataaaagtttcattgaaaCTTATTCAGCACACGGAGTTGAACACCGTATTGAGACGAAAGGCCCTCCTTGCGAAATCACGCAAGTTAGATGGTgagaatttcaattttaaacttgattAAATCAACGAATTGTCGAAGAAAGGAATCCTACGATCGTCTTGTTCTAATTCTCCTAcatatattatgtcaaaaaatctGTCTTTGAAATGAAGGGAACATAATGTAAGTTTCTTTTGAGAATTAActaattttacatttgaaaaatattagaacAAATAGATGTAtgatactttttgaatttattcaaaaaaatatttgtaatttatatatttttaaatcaaataatttgtactTGTTAGTTACCATACTGTTGTCATATATAGTtcataatttaatgataatataacgGAACTTTATCAACTCAACATAACCTGTTacgttatttatttgatttttttttgtgtaataatttatctttattgttAATAACTGACTAAAATagactaatttgaaaaaaaaaaaaaaaaaaaaaaaaatgttaaaccaaagaatattataagaaattctccgaaataatagaaaatatcataaGACGCAtcttgaattattataaatttatgtccttcttttttgtttcctaTGTAACAGAAAATTTACGATgctataattaaagaataaaaaaaaggaacttacaactaatgtataaaattaatgaggtagttataactattaaacgttaattaacttttgaattatgagttaaaaaaggtttaaagtcatttgaaaaatctaaaGATTGGCAAGTATCAAATCTGATCTGATCATAGATACTTCGATATAAATAAACTCGCATTTAaagcaaatattgaaatatcccctatataaactgttttgaccaaaaaataaagaaagatcatCATGCCACATATTCACAGGTTCACACATCAAGCATTGGCTTGCATCATTGGATTCCTTCTGGTTGACATtggaaaaggtattttttttacttacctaTTAATGTATTAAGTATTTAGACAAATGATTTACCTTTGCATCTCAGCGTCCTCATCGATATGTCAGCTATCAAAAGATGAAGGTTCATGTGGGGAGAACTtaacaaagtacttttttaataaggatGTTGGAACCTGTGAACAGTTCACATATGGAGGTTGTCAAGGGAATGATAATAAGTTTGATAGTTTAGAAGAATGTAGTAAAGCCTGTCTTGGGGAGGATAATCCATCCAAAAAATTTGTAACTAGATctggatatttaatatattgtattcaattcaatttattttttcagggcTTGCCTTCATTCGGTGGTGGACATTCTTCCTTTGGAAATAATGCTCATTCggtaattaacaaatttatatttatttatttaaaagaagccTCCGTTCATATGGCTCTACATTACTAACAAACAATTAAAGATTTGAATATGTTTGTAAAATCTTCCTTAAACTCAAAGTCAGGGCCCAAATCTgtcaattttaattgtttaatgaaGAATACTagctatgtacatacataagtacTCTAAACCCCCtctaaaagaaatacttttttttagaaattataagaCACCATTACTAAAAAGTATCTCACTGTTCACTCATGAAGGATCTTAAAGGAACTTTTTATGAGTTTGGATCTATCATGAAACCAGATGTACTCGAACTAGAAAAAAGTTAAGTCCAATAAGTACAACTCTCTCATATGGTCCTGAATCTGAGTCAAGTCtgtgactttattttttcaatcaagccTGAGCTCATAAAAAGAAATGGCACAAAACTGGACTTAAACACGTGTCCAAGTCAGAACttgagtcatttaaaaaaaaaaaaaaaaaaaaaaattgtgtaaattGAAAGATAAGATCAGTAACTCTCCCCCCGCTAAACCTACATGATTTATCTTCTGTTGCAAGTCAATCATTGTAGTGACAACGAAGATATTTACAATGTAGACTCAAGAACATGTGCAGAGCTCAATTTCAAACGataccatataaaaaaaaaagcttatttagAATATGATTCTCATGTGAGTCAACATTTAACCCTAACCACGCCTCGTaatatgttcaaatatatattttgaataatatttatgggTTAAAAGAGGGCTTCTAAAACTGTAAGAGCATGGAGCAACTAAAAAGGGAAGAGGAGGGAGGGACACTAAATTTTgacagtattttattttcaaatgctaATTGAAGAGGGTACAAGTCAAAAGATCTAATAAACAGTAAAACTGTCCTCATATCCATGTAAAGCTATATGACAACCCactttttcactatttttataagtataactaAAGTCTTGACGTATAATTTTACTTACACTCTTCGTAATGTGAATAAGTTCAATGAATAGTAAAGAGAACTAGGGATCCAATTGTACAACAGGATTTAGAGCAATATGCACACTCTATGCCATACATGCAATACTTGCCGTGTATCAAGATtagtaaaaatgaacaattgcATACGGTTCATAGACATTTGCTCGCTATTTAGATATTAGGCAAATACTCGTAgagtctttattatttttacttaaatatatttttcatttcttttcagAGTTTTGGTAGCGTTGGcgtaagtataaaaaatattaaccataagatattgaaaatatcatcaaattatccATATATTTAGGGCTACGGCAAAAAAGTTTATGGTAGCTATGGAGTAAGTGATATTTAAATGagtagtacatatattataagaacAGGTCAATTAGATTCAAGTAACTTAAAAACACAAACCTCCTTTATAAAAACCTAATATAAGTTAACACATCAAGAAATATGGGGTGAtccttcattaaattaacttttatatttagattttagTGTGAACAGATATATAGCCATTAAACATTACATAAAGGCAGCTAGTAACTTTCATGAGATTAAAGCTAACAAGTATgatcaacttctttttttgaacTAAATTATCATTTCAGAAGgcgattattaattttttttttttaaatatgaagaggttatttaaacacaaatgtttcttgtttgtaGAAGGAAAAATGCCATGACGTGCtccaaaaaagatatattttaaaaattatatcccgggagttataaatgtattatggcATTTCACTCCTATAAACTAAAAACATTTCAAGTCacaaaacttgttcattttgAGAAGGAGAATGGTTAAggcttgaatataataatataaagctCTAATCAAAACCTGTTTCAAAATTACCGCATTCTGACATGTAACGATTACATGGAGtcagtatttaataataaacaagcAGATCACCCTTGATTGAGTCTAAAAACTTGCATGTTTATAATTAACGAAATTAAAATAGCTATAAGGTTTTGATTACCTTATAGGGTTCATCAGGGTATGGACACCAATATTCTCATGGAGTAAgctaataattaacaatatctGTAAGTTTagattagttatttataatatttacttttcttataGGCTGCGTCGGGATATGGAAAACAATATTCACATGGGGTAAGCTTATAATTAACAAtccctataaatataaaaatggtaattgtgatatttgcatttattatagGGAGCTTCAGGATTTGGACACCAATATTCGCATGGAGTAAGTTTATTACTAAACATCTCTTACAGTATATATATGCTATTTGTAATCTTTGCTTGTCTTATAGGGTGCAGCAGGATATGGAAAACAATATTCACATGGAGTAAGTTTATAACTAACAATTCCTCTTCCTAAGGAATCGGTTAACTGGGATCTTTGACTTGCTTATAGGGTGCGTCGGGATATGGACACCAATATTCTCATGGAGTAAGCTTATGATTAAGAATCCCAATAaaggaatcattattaattggAAGATTTACTTTCATTATAGGGTGCATCAGGATATGGACAGCAACTTTCTCATGGAGTAAGCCTATAATTTGCAATCCCTACAAATAAagaattagtaatttttatattttcttttcttaaaggGTTCATCGGGATATGGAAAACAATATTCTCATGGtgtaagataatttataataatctttttaatgatataattggTAATTGGAATCTTTGCTTTCTTTAAAGGGTGCGTTAGGATATGGACACCAATATTCTCATGGAGTAAGCTTATAATTAACtgtcatttttgttatataattggTAATCGGAATCTTTTGCTTTCCTTATAGGGTGCGTCAGGATATGGACACCAATATTCTCATggagtaatttataattaacgAGCTTTTTACTTAGTTAATTGGGATCTTTTGCTTTACTTATAGAGTGCAGCAGGACACGGACACCAATATTCTACTGGAGTAAGCTTATAATTAAGAATCCCGATTaaggaataattattcattggaATATTTACTTTCTTTGTAGGGTGCTTCAGGATATGGACACCAATATTCGCATGGAGTAAGTTTATTACTAACAATCTcttgatgtatttatatatataatttgaaatctttGCTTGTCCTATAGGGTGTGGCAGGATATGGGCAACAATATTCTCATGGCGTAAGTTTATCAGTAACAATCTCTTTACATACGGAATATCAATTTGGGATATTTACTTTCCTTGTAGGGTGCGTCAGGCTATGGACATCAATATTCTCATGGAGTAAGCTTATAATAAAGAAtcccaataaataattaattggtaaTCGTGATATTTGCTTTCCTTAAAGGGTGCTTCTGGATATGGGCATCAATATTCTCATggagtaagaaaataatttacaatcttTTCAATAATGTAATTGGTAATTGGAATTTTTGCCTTCCTTATAGGGGGCGTTAGGATATGGACACCAATATTCTAATGGAGTAAGTTTATAATTAACTATCTACATATATAGAGTGTCCAACTTGCCTCTTTTCCCGGATATGTCTCTTTTTATATCATGCACAGAATCTTTTTTCGATAAATTCATTGATTTTCCAATTTTCTAAAGGAAAAAGGgtgcatgcaaaaaaaaaaatcaaaatattaaaataaaagaaattcaaaataattaatttataaatcagaaaatccaaaatatctttagtaaaaaaataactttatttataaattgtttcatCTTTCCTTTCAATTTAGGCTGCCTTGGGATATGGACACCAATATTCTCATGGAGTAAGATcacaattaaatatcaattcatttaCATATCTAACCATTCTTTACCATTCAATAGAGCTATGGCGATTACTATCCCTACGGAGTAAGAACCAAAATATTACTTCAACTAAATGCTAACTAATTATACTTTAACCTTTCAGTATTATGGTGGTTATCAATCAGTTTACCCCTctcatgtatgtatttttatgtttgctGTATACAAAGTgttttattccttctttttttaaatagaactaTGGCTATTACGGACATCCCTATGGAGTAAGTTTTGACGAATACATTCTATGAACTGATGTTTTTGAGTATATTATTGATTCATAATAGGAGGTTTATGGATATGGTGGTTATCCTTATGTGGTAATTCGCTCcatatttatttcctaattgttcatatatttatatttgtttcttt includes the following:
- the LOC121127794 gene encoding uncharacterized protein isoform X46 yields the protein MPHIHRFTHQALACIIGFLLVDIGKASSSICQLSKDEGSCGENLTKYFFNKDVGTCEQFTYGGCQGNDNKFDSLEECSKACLGEDNPSKKFGLPSFGGGHSSFGNNAHSSFGSVGGYGKKVYGSYGGSSGYGHQYSHGAASGYGKQYSHGGASGFGHQYSHGGAAGYGKQYSHGGASGYGHQYSHGGASGYGQQLSHGGSSGYGKQYSHGGALGYGHQYSHGGASGYGHQYSHGSAAGHGHQYSTGGASGYGHQYSHGGVAGYGQQYSHGGASGYGHQYSHGGALGYGHQYSNGAALGYGHQYSHGSYGDYYPYGYYGGYQSVYPSHNYGYYGHPYGEVYGYGGYPYVSFGGYQGAYPHSYYGGFANGQFAGYHPYDHHGGLQYGGYPYGNYYGHPYGLQAGYGYGYPYESQYGYGYASPLGSNKLYGNSFNNDNYRLSVQNIVNHGHQNDLNIGDNINTYDAGTNQYNLDTAAKAQLYEKFGVRPSKYTNKARKGNTEEINEVSASKVDDDVESENEESDAEHDAE
- the LOC121127794 gene encoding uncharacterized protein isoform X1, giving the protein MPHIHRFTHQALACIIGFLLVDIGKASSSICQLSKDEGSCGENLTKYFFNKDVGTCEQFTYGGCQGNDNKFDSLEECSKACLGEDNPSKKFGLPSFGGGHSSFGNNAHSSFGSVGGYGKKVYGSYGGSSGYGHQYSHGAASGYGKQYSHGGASGFGHQYSHGGAAGYGKQYSHGGASGYGHQYSHGGASGYGQQLSHGGSSGYGKQYSHGGALGYGHQYSHGGASGYGHQYSHGSAAGHGHQYSTGGASGYGHQYSHGGVAGYGQQYSHGGASGYGHQYSHGGALGYGHQYSNGAALGYGHQYSHGSYGDYYPYGYYGGYQSVYPSHNYGYYGHPYGEVYGYGGYPYVSFGGYQGAYPHSYYGGFANGQFAGYHPYDHHGGLQYGGYPYGNYYGHPYGVNYGYQYAHPFAYYGGYPYSHHPYGAYGGNHYGYPYGLQAGYGYGYPYESQYGYGYASPLGSYGKNSAYGKLSKSLYGGLYGKKQAELSNKLYGNSFNNDNYRLSVQNIVNHGHQNDLNIGDNINTYDAGTNQYNLDTAAKAQLYEKFGVRPSKYTNKARKGNTEEINEVSASKVDDDVESENEESDAEHDAE
- the LOC121127794 gene encoding uncharacterized protein isoform X2; protein product: MPHIHRFTHQALACIIGFLLVDIGKASSSICQLSKDEGSCGENLTKYFFNKDVGTCEQFTYGGCQGNDNKFDSLEECSKACLGEDNPSKKFGLPSFGGGHSSFGNNAHSSFGSVGGYGKKVYGSYGGSSGYGHQYSHGAASGYGKQYSHGGASGFGHQYSHGGAAGYGKQYSHGGASGYGHQYSHGGASGYGQQLSHGGSSGYGKQYSHGGALGYGHQYSHGGASGYGHQYSHGSAAGHGHQYSTGGASGYGHQYSHGGVAGYGQQYSHGGASGYGHQYSHGGALGYGHQYSNGAALGYGHQYSHGSYGDYYPYGYYGGYQSVYPSHNYGYYGHPYGEVYGYGGYPYVSFGGYQGAYPHSYYGGFANGQFAGYHPYDHHGGLQYGGYPYGNYYGHPYGVNYGYQYAHPFAYYGGYPYSHHPYGAYGGNHYGYPYGLQAGYGYGYPYESQYGYGYASPLGSYGKNSAYGKLSKSLYGGLYGKKQAELSNKLYGNSNIVNHGHQNDLNIGDNINTYDAGTNQYNLDTAAKAQLYEKFGVRPSKYTNKARKGNTEEINEVSASKVDDDVESENEESDAEHDAE
- the LOC121127794 gene encoding uncharacterized protein isoform X11 translates to MPHIHRFTHQALACIIGFLLVDIGKASSSICQLSKDEGSCGENLTKYFFNKDVGTCEQFTYGGCQGNDNKFDSLEECSKACLGEDNPSKKFGLPSFGGGHSSFGNNAHSSFGSVGGYGKKVYGSYGGSSGYGHQYSHGAASGYGKQYSHGGASGFGHQYSHGGAAGYGKQYSHGGASGYGHQYSHGGASGYGQQLSHGGSSGYGKQYSHGGALGYGHQYSHGGASGYGHQYSHGSAAGHGHQYSTGGASGYGHQYSHGGVAGYGQQYSHGGASGYGHQYSHGGALGYGHQYSNGAALGYGHQYSHGSYGDYYPYGYYGGYQSVYPSHNYGYYGHPYGEVYGYGGYPYVSFGGYQGAYPHSYYGGFANGQFAGYHPYDHHGGLQYGGYPYGNYYGHPYGVNYGYQYAHPFAYYGGYPYSHHPYGAYGGNHYGYPYGLQAGYGYGYPYESQYGYGYASPLGSYGKNSAYGKLSKSLYGGLYGKKQAELNIVNHGHQNDLNIGDNINTYDAGTNQYNLDTAAKAQLYEKFGVRPSKYTNKARKGNTEEINEVSASKVDDDVESENEESDAEHDAE
- the LOC121127794 gene encoding uncharacterized protein isoform X7, which translates into the protein MPHIHRFTHQALACIIGFLLVDIGKASSSICQLSKDEGSCGENLTKYFFNKDVGTCEQFTYGGCQGNDNKFDSLEECSKACLGEDNPSKKFGLPSFGGGHSSFGNNAHSSFGSVGGYGKKVYGSYGGSSGYGHQYSHGAASGYGKQYSHGGASGFGHQYSHGGAAGYGKQYSHGGASGYGHQYSHGGSSGYGKQYSHGGALGYGHQYSHGGASGYGHQYSHGSAAGHGHQYSTGGASGYGHQYSHGGVAGYGQQYSHGGASGYGHQYSHGGALGYGHQYSNGAALGYGHQYSHGSYGDYYPYGYYGGYQSVYPSHNYGYYGHPYGEVYGYGGYPYVSFGGYQGAYPHSYYGGFANGQFAGYHPYDHHGGLQYGGYPYGNYYGHPYGVNYGYQYAHPFAYYGGYPYSHHPYGAYGGNHYGYPYGLQAGYGYGYPYESQYGYGYASPLGSYGKNSAYGKLSKSLYGGLYGKKQAELSNKLYGNSFNNDNYRLSVQNIVNHGHQNDLNIGDNINTYDAGTNQYNLDTAAKAQLYEKFGVRPSKYTNKARKGNTEEINEVSASKVDDDVESENEESDAEHDAE
- the LOC121127794 gene encoding uncharacterized protein isoform X26, coding for MPHIHRFTHQALACIIGFLLVDIGKASSSICQLSKDEGSCGENLTKYFFNKDVGTCEQFTYGGCQGNDNKFDSLEECSKACLGEDNPSKKFGLPSFGGGHSSFGNNAHSSFGSVGGYGKKVYGSYGGSSGYGHQYSHGAASGYGKQYSHGGASGFGHQYSHGGAAGYGKQYSHGGASGYGHQYSHGGSSGYGKQYSHGGALGYGHQYSHGGASGYGHQYSHGGVAGYGQQYSHGGASGYGHQYSHGGALGYGHQYSNGAALGYGHQYSHGSYGDYYPYGYYGGYQSVYPSHNYGYYGHPYGEVYGYGGYPYVSFGGYQGAYPHSYYGGFANGQFAGYHPYDHHGGLQYGGYPYGNYYGHPYGVNYGYQYAHPFAYYGGYPYSHHPYGAYGGNHYGYPYGLQAGYGYGYPYESQYGYGYASPLGSYGKNSAYGKLSKSLYGGLYGKKQAELSNKLYGNSFNNDNYRLSVQNIVNHGHQNDLNIGDNINTYDAGTNQYNLDTAAKAQLYEKFGVRPSKYTNKARKGNTEEINEVSASKVDDDVESENEESDAEHDAE
- the LOC121127794 gene encoding uncharacterized protein isoform X43, coding for MPHIHRFTHQALACIIGFLLVDIGKASSSICQLSKDEGSCGENLTKYFFNKDVGTCEQFTYGGCQGNDNKFDSLEECSKACLGEDNPSKKFGLPSFGGGHSSFGNNAHSSFGSVGGYGKKVYGSYGGSSGYGHQYSHGAASGYGKQYSHGGASGFGHQYSHGGAAGYGKQYSHGGASGYGHQYSHGGSSGYGKQYSHGGALGYGHQYSHGGASGYGHQYSHGGALGYGHQYSNGAALGYGHQYSHGSYGDYYPYGYYGGYQSVYPSHNYGYYGHPYGEVYGYGGYPYVSFGGYQGAYPHSYYGGFANGQFAGYHPYDHHGGLQYGGYPYGNYYGHPYGVNYGYQYAHPFAYYGGYPYSHHPYGAYGGNHYGYPYGLQAGYGYGYPYESQYGYGYASPLGSYGKNSAYGKLSKSLYGGLYGKKQAELSNKLYGNSFNNDNYRLSVQNIVNHGHQNDLNIGDNINTYDAGTNQYNLDTAAKAQLYEKFGVRPSKYTNKARKGNTEEINEVSASKVDDDVESENEESDAEHDAE
- the LOC121127794 gene encoding uncharacterized protein isoform X36 — protein: MPHIHRFTHQALACIIGFLLVDIGKASSSICQLSKDEGSCGENLTKYFFNKDVGTCEQFTYGGCQGNDNKFDSLEECSKACLGEDNPSKKFGLPSFGGGHSSFGNNAHSSFGSVGGYGKKVYGSYGGSSGYGHQYSHGAASGYGKQYSHGGASGFGHQYSHGGAAGYGKQYSHGGASGYGHQYSHGGSSGYGKQYSHGGASGYGHQYSHGGVAGYGQQYSHGGASGYGHQYSHGGALGYGHQYSNGAALGYGHQYSHGSYGDYYPYGYYGGYQSVYPSHNYGYYGHPYGEVYGYGGYPYVSFGGYQGAYPHSYYGGFANGQFAGYHPYDHHGGLQYGGYPYGNYYGHPYGVNYGYQYAHPFAYYGGYPYSHHPYGAYGGNHYGYPYGLQAGYGYGYPYESQYGYGYASPLGSYGKNSAYGKLSKSLYGGLYGKKQAELSNKLYGNSFNNDNYRLSVQNIVNHGHQNDLNIGDNINTYDAGTNQYNLDTAAKAQLYEKFGVRPSKYTNKARKGNTEEINEVSASKVDDDVESENEESDAEHDAE
- the LOC121127794 gene encoding uncharacterized protein isoform X25, whose translation is MPHIHRFTHQALACIIGFLLVDIGKASSSICQLSKDEGSCGENLTKYFFNKDVGTCEQFTYGGCQGNDNKFDSLEECSKACLGEDNPSKKFGLPSFGGGHSSFGNNAHSSFGSVGGYGKKVYGSYGGSSGYGHQYSHGAASGYGKQYSHGGASGFGHQYSHGGAAGYGKQYSHGGASGYGHQYSHGGASGYGHQYSHGSAAGHGHQYSTGGASGYGHQYSHGGVAGYGQQYSHGGASGYGHQYSHGGALGYGHQYSNGAALGYGHQYSHGSYGDYYPYGYYGGYQSVYPSHNYGYYGHPYGEVYGYGGYPYVSFGGYQGAYPHSYYGGFANGQFAGYHPYDHHGGLQYGGYPYGNYYGHPYGVNYGYQYAHPFAYYGGYPYSHHPYGAYGGNHYGYPYGLQAGYGYGYPYESQYGYGYASPLGSYGKNSAYGKLSKSLYGGLYGKKQAELSNKLYGNSFNNDNYRLSVQNIVNHGHQNDLNIGDNINTYDAGTNQYNLDTAAKAQLYEKFGVRPSKYTNKARKGNTEEINEVSASKVDDDVESENEESDAEHDAE
- the LOC121127794 gene encoding uncharacterized protein isoform X47 is translated as MPHIHRFTHQALACIIGFLLVDIGKASSSICQLSKDEGSCGENLTKYFFNKDVGTCEQFTYGGCQGNDNKFDSLEECSKACLGEDNPSKKFGLPSFGGGHSSFGNNAHSSFGSVGGYGKKVYGSYGGSSGYGHQYSHGAASGYGKQYSHGGASGFGHQYSHGGAAGYGKQYSHGGASGYGHQYSHGGASGYGQQLSHGGSSGYGKQYSHGGALGYGHQYSNGAALGYGHQYSHGSYGDYYPYGYYGGYQSVYPSHNYGYYGHPYGEVYGYGGYPYVSFGGYQGAYPHSYYGGFANGQFAGYHPYDHHGGLQYGGYPYGNYYGHPYGVNYGYQYAHPFAYYGGYPYSHHPYGAYGGNHYGYPYGLQAGYGYGYPYESQYGYGYASPLGSYGKNSAYGKLSKSLYGGLYGKKQAELSNKLYGNSFNNDNYRLSVQNIVNHGHQNDLNIGDNINTYDAGTNQYNLDTAAKAQLYEKFGVRPSKYTNKARKGNTEEINEVSASKVDDDVESENEESDAEHDAE
- the LOC121127794 gene encoding uncharacterized protein isoform X48; its protein translation is MPHIHRFTHQALACIIGFLLVDIGKASSSICQLSKDEGSCGENLTKYFFNKDVGTCEQFTYGGCQGNDNKFDSLEECSKACLGEDNPSKKFGLPSFGGGHSSFGNNAHSSFGSVGGYGKKVYGSYGGSSGYGHQYSHGAASGYGKQYSHGGASGFGHQYSHGGAAGYGKQYSHGGASGYGHQYSHGGSSGYGKQYSHGGALGYGHQYSHGGALGYGHQYSNGAALGYGHQYSHGSYGDYYPYGYYGGYQSVYPSHNYGYYGHPYGEVYGYGGYPYVSFGGYQGAYPHSYYGGFANGQFAGYHPYDHHGGLQYGGYPYGNYYGHPYGVNYGYQYAHPFAYYGGYPYSHHPYGAYGGNHYGYPYGLQAGYGYGYPYESQYGYGYASPLGSYGKNSAYGKLSKSLYGGLYGKKQAELSNKLYGNSFNNDNYRLSVQNIVNHGHQNDLNIGDNINTYDAGTNQYNLDTAAKAQLYEKFGVRPSKYTNKARKGNTEEINEVSASKVDDDVESENEESDAEHDAE
- the LOC121127794 gene encoding uncharacterized protein isoform X44, with translation MPHIHRFTHQALACIIGFLLVDIGKASSSICQLSKDEGSCGENLTKYFFNKDVGTCEQFTYGGCQGNDNKFDSLEECSKACLGEDNPSKKFGLPSFGGGHSSFGNNAHSSFGSVGGYGKKVYGSYGGSSGYGHQYSHGAASGYGKQYSHGGASGFGHQYSHGGAAGYGKQYSHGGSSGYGKQYSHGGASGYGHQYSHGGVAGYGQQYSHGGASGYGHQYSHGGALGYGHQYSNGAALGYGHQYSHGSYGDYYPYGYYGGYQSVYPSHNYGYYGHPYGEVYGYGGYPYVSFGGYQGAYPHSYYGGFANGQFAGYHPYDHHGGLQYGGYPYGNYYGHPYGVNYGYQYAHPFAYYGGYPYSHHPYGAYGGNHYGYPYGLQAGYGYGYPYESQYGYGYASPLGSYGKNSAYGKLSKSLYGGLYGKKQAELSNKLYGNSFNNDNYRLSVQNIVNHGHQNDLNIGDNINTYDAGTNQYNLDTAAKAQLYEKFGVRPSKYTNKARKGNTEEINEVSASKVDDDVESENEESDAEHDAE